The nucleotide window CATCCAGGTGATGATGGTCACCAGATCATCGATGGTCAGCGCCGTACCCTGTGGCAGGGCCATCCGCTCGGCCTTGTAGACCTCGTTCATCATGGTCGCAATCGCATCGCGATACTGATCCATGCTGAAGCCGAAGGGAATGAACATGGCAAGGCTGGTGATGCCGGCAATACCGGCAATCCACATCAGCAGGCGCCCCACCGGATACCAGACGATTTCGCCCGTTTCGGCATTCTGCTGATTGAGCGTTGCCAGACGTGAGAGCCACCAAGGCGGGATGCTGTTGACCAGCATGAACAAAAGTCCGGCCAGCGGGCTGATCAATAGAGCCAGAGCAACGCCTGAGCTGATGACGGCCACGAGGCCTGTGAAGGATCCCCAGCCAAGCGAGGCGATCATGAGCGGAAGAGGGGAAAGAACGATGAGAATGATCCCGAGGCCGAACATCCCGCCGACATAGCCGGAGAGGTTCAGAAGCGCGGTACAGAGACCGGCGACAATGCCTATGATCAGGTAGTTGTTCATTCTCTTGGCTGTCCCGCTTGACCGTTGCATGGTCGTTTGCTGGCGGTTAGAGGCAGGTCGCTTTGCCTGTCCCAACGATCGATTAATTGAAAATCCCCAGGGCGGGGAGAATGAAGGGCGACAAGCGCCCTTCACAAGCTCTTCAAGGCTATCTGCGATTAGCTGATAACGTAAGGCAGCAGGCCCAGGAAGCGAGCGCGTTTGATGGCACGAGCCAGTTCGCGCTGTTTCTTGGCAGAAACTGCCGTAATACGGGACGGAACGATCTTGCCGCGCTCGGATACATAGCGCTGCAGAAGACGAACGTCTTTGTAATCGATTTTCGGTGCACCTTCACCAGAGAAAGGGCAAGTTTTGCGACGACGGAAAAAAGGACGACGTGCTCCAGACATGTTTCTTGCTCCTGTTACTCAGCTACTTTGTCAAAGTCGCGATCTTCGCGACGCGGGCGGCGGTCACCACGATCACCGCGGTCGCCACGATCCCCGCGAG belongs to uncultured Cohaesibacter sp. and includes:
- a CDS encoding DUF2232 domain-containing protein, with the translated sequence MNNYLIIGIVAGLCTALLNLSGYVGGMFGLGIILIVLSPLPLMIASLGWGSFTGLVAVISSGVALALLISPLAGLLFMLVNSIPPWWLSRLATLNQQNAETGEIVWYPVGRLLMWIAGIAGITSLAMFIPFGFSMDQYRDAIATMMNEVYKAERMALPQGTALTIDDLVTIITWMAPMASVLTVMFGSIINLYLAGKIVQKSGRLARPWPDLHQLTLPPVVIAIFVVGLILMLMLKGLPQQLAQIVMSATGASLFLVGLSVLHFAIRRSPARQIILWTSYFLMAIFQWIGVLLIVLGALEILFNVRSRLPRLPLPPRNSGTNGGTSDRDGGDT
- the rpsR gene encoding 30S ribosomal protein S18, whose amino-acid sequence is MSGARRPFFRRRKTCPFSGEGAPKIDYKDVRLLQRYVSERGKIVPSRITAVSAKKQRELARAIKRARFLGLLPYVIS